The following are encoded together in the Patescibacteria group bacterium genome:
- the murI gene encoding glutamate racemase codes for MIGVYDSGIGGLGIFNTIKQVLPTESITYYADTAFFPFGERTPDEIRHITLNGLKKLAKTCDVIVLACNTASVNDLDFFRAHVPKSIIGVVPVIKTAAALTKNGQIALLATVVTTESPYTDQLIAEFAPDKNVKKIPCIGLATAIEFHRLTEEQLKHYLKPIGEADIVVLGCTHYTLIKGRIQRLVGPDVKVIDSNEAVARQTLRVMQQAEPKLHNTPPSYIFECSGEKMPFLEQIKRYAHL; via the coding sequence ATGATCGGCGTCTATGATTCAGGTATTGGCGGTCTCGGCATCTTCAATACTATCAAACAAGTTCTACCAACCGAAAGTATCACCTATTATGCCGATACAGCTTTTTTTCCATTTGGTGAACGCACTCCAGATGAAATTCGGCACATTACCTTAAACGGTTTAAAAAAATTAGCCAAAACTTGTGATGTTATTGTGCTGGCCTGCAATACTGCTTCAGTGAACGATTTAGATTTTTTTCGTGCGCATGTACCAAAATCTATTATTGGAGTTGTGCCAGTTATTAAAACAGCCGCGGCTCTAACTAAAAATGGTCAGATTGCTTTATTGGCTACGGTGGTCACAACTGAATCACCTTATACTGACCAATTGATTGCTGAATTTGCGCCCGATAAAAACGTGAAAAAAATTCCCTGCATTGGTTTAGCCACCGCCATTGAATTTCACCGTTTAACCGAAGAACAACTAAAACACTATCTCAAACCAATTGGCGAGGCTGACATTGTTGTCTTAGGCTGTACCCATTACACCCTAATAAAGGGACGAATTCAACGCCTGGTTGGACCAGATGTTAAAGTGATCGATTCAAATGAAGCCGTGGCACGTCAAACTCTACGAGTTATGCAACAGGCCGAACCAAAATTACACAATACTCCTCCTAGTTACATCTTTGAATGTAGTGGAGAAAAGATGCCCTTTCTTGAACAAATCAAACGCTACGCGCATTTATAA
- the gpmI gene encoding 2,3-bisphosphoglycerate-independent phosphoglycerate mutase: MKSKRPVMFIILDGWGIGTDDAHNAIFLAKTPTIDSFLANYPNKPIGAAGPHIGLPQGHPGSTEMGHLIMGAGRNLLLPQMQLLQAIATGDIRKNPVLLKAIQQAVTGTGRLHLMGLISDGGVHTYDTACHELVAMAKAGGVKDVFIHAITDGRDVPPTSARQYVAKLGNDVATLQGRWWVMDRDHRWERIEAAYKLLVLGEGLHQANSADAAITTAYARGETDEFIQPTIINPDGIMRDGDVVINFNFRIDREIEITQALIEPGFKHFTRRTVPKLHYVGMSEYYTDMPAPAALARVELAAKNILGEVLSKRGYSQLRLTETEKWVYVTKIFNVMREDPFPGEERVLIPSDKIATYDLKPAMQAEAIAAEAVKHLKSDAFDVYVMNFPNADMLGHTGNKPATILGVEAIDRALHIIYQELKVHDGVMIITADHGDAEVMWDPTYNCPHTFHTDSFVPFILIDDQHKQAKLRDDGTLKDCAATILDILGEPKPVDMTGTSLIIH; encoded by the coding sequence ATGAAAAGTAAACGTCCGGTGATGTTTATTATTCTCGATGGCTGGGGTATTGGTACCGATGATGCTCATAATGCGATTTTTTTAGCGAAAACTCCCACGATCGACTCTTTTCTAGCGAACTATCCCAACAAACCGATTGGTGCGGCTGGTCCACACATTGGTCTACCACAAGGTCACCCTGGTTCAACCGAGATGGGTCATTTAATTATGGGAGCCGGACGCAACTTATTGTTGCCTCAAATGCAATTACTGCAGGCCATTGCGACAGGAGATATTCGCAAGAATCCCGTTCTATTAAAAGCCATCCAACAAGCGGTTACCGGAACTGGCCGTTTACACCTTATGGGTTTAATCTCCGATGGTGGTGTACATACTTACGACACAGCCTGTCATGAATTAGTCGCCATGGCCAAAGCTGGTGGAGTGAAGGATGTGTTTATTCATGCCATTACAGACGGACGTGATGTGCCGCCAACTTCCGCGCGTCAATATGTGGCCAAATTGGGTAATGATGTGGCGACACTACAAGGCCGCTGGTGGGTGATGGATCGCGATCATCGTTGGGAACGGATTGAAGCGGCTTATAAATTATTAGTTCTAGGCGAAGGTTTACACCAGGCAAACTCCGCCGATGCTGCTATTACAACGGCTTATGCGCGCGGTGAAACTGATGAATTTATTCAACCGACAATTATTAATCCCGATGGCATAATGCGTGATGGTGATGTGGTGATAAATTTTAATTTTCGCATCGATCGGGAAATTGAAATTACACAAGCTTTAATAGAACCAGGGTTTAAACATTTTACTCGGCGCACTGTACCAAAGTTACATTATGTGGGCATGAGTGAATATTATACTGATATGCCCGCCCCAGCCGCATTGGCGCGTGTTGAACTGGCCGCGAAAAATATTCTAGGTGAAGTATTGAGTAAACGTGGTTATTCACAACTCCGTCTCACTGAGACAGAAAAATGGGTTTATGTGACCAAAATATTTAATGTCATGCGCGAAGATCCATTTCCAGGTGAAGAACGTGTCCTGATTCCATCAGATAAAATTGCCACCTATGATTTAAAGCCAGCAATGCAAGCTGAGGCCATTGCCGCTGAGGCTGTGAAACACTTAAAAAGTGATGCTTTTGATGTGTATGTGATGAATTTTCCCAATGCCGATATGCTCGGCCATACCGGTAACAAACCCGCCACCATTTTAGGGGTGGAAGCGATTGATCGCGCTTTACATATCATCTATCAAGAATTAAAAGTCCATGATGGTGTGATGATAATAACCGCCGATCATGGTGATGCCGAAGTCATGTGGGATCCCACCTATAACTGCCCACATACCTTTCACACGGATTCATTTGTCCCATTTATTTTAATTGATGACCAACATAAACAAGCTAAATTGCGCGATGATGGCACTTTAAAAGATTGCGCGGCCACTATTTTAGATATCCTGGGTGAACCAAAACCAGTTGACATGACTGGCACTAGTCTGATTATTCATTAA
- a CDS encoding phosphomannomutase/phosphoglucomutase codes for MGEIFKAYDIRGVYGSELTEDIAYKTARSLSQLISAEQNNRQLKLVVGADMRLSSPSLKQAVIQGLLDEGQIVVDVGLVSTPAFYFAVAKYGYDGGLMVSASHNPPQYNGLKMVRAGGVPVSKDTGIMTLRDAVSKNVDYNNKKNTGHVETRADIVINDVAEAIQFAGTNNIKPFKIVADAANAMGATYLTELFKHLPCELIMMNFNLDGTFPAHEADPFKEENNLALMKRVVEEKADLGIATDGDGDRIFFIDNEGKLIEPAMVRGLLAKVFLEQFPGSTICYDIRPGRITQDMIEQYGGKPSVTKVGHSLIKEQALREGAVFAGESSGHFFVKLPHGTFEAPCIVVLKLLQLFSRESATIADQVRPLRKYFHSGEINSTVTHPLQVMANIKNTYGPQAKKISELDGITIEYEDYWFNVRASNTEPLLRLNLEARSAQLLDEKTKELLTLIRA; via the coding sequence ATGGGAGAAATCTTTAAAGCCTACGATATTCGTGGCGTTTATGGTTCGGAATTAACCGAGGATATCGCCTATAAAACTGCCCGGTCTTTATCTCAATTAATTTCGGCTGAACAAAATAATCGTCAATTAAAATTAGTCGTCGGCGCGGACATGCGTCTATCATCACCTAGTTTGAAGCAGGCGGTCATTCAGGGTTTGTTAGATGAAGGCCAAATAGTAGTTGATGTTGGGTTAGTCTCAACGCCGGCTTTCTATTTTGCTGTTGCAAAGTATGGTTATGATGGTGGTTTGATGGTATCGGCCTCACACAATCCCCCACAATACAATGGTCTAAAAATGGTGCGGGCCGGTGGTGTCCCGGTCAGTAAAGATACCGGCATTATGACATTACGTGATGCCGTTTCGAAAAACGTTGATTATAATAATAAAAAAAATACTGGTCACGTCGAAACCCGTGCTGATATTGTCATAAATGATGTGGCTGAGGCCATTCAGTTTGCTGGTACTAATAATATAAAACCATTTAAGATTGTGGCCGATGCGGCTAATGCCATGGGGGCAACTTATCTCACAGAATTATTCAAGCATCTCCCGTGTGAACTTATCATGATGAATTTTAATTTGGATGGTACCTTTCCAGCCCATGAAGCTGATCCGTTCAAAGAGGAAAATAATCTCGCCTTAATGAAACGAGTTGTGGAAGAAAAAGCCGACCTGGGTATTGCCACGGATGGTGATGGTGATCGGATTTTTTTCATCGACAATGAGGGTAAATTAATTGAACCAGCCATGGTGCGTGGATTATTAGCCAAAGTTTTTCTGGAACAATTTCCTGGCAGTACGATTTGTTACGATATTAGACCCGGTCGCATCACCCAGGATATGATCGAACAATATGGTGGTAAACCATCGGTTACCAAAGTTGGCCACTCATTGATTAAAGAACAAGCCCTAAGAGAAGGCGCCGTTTTTGCCGGTGAGTCATCTGGCCATTTCTTTGTAAAATTACCCCACGGCACATTTGAAGCACCATGTATTGTAGTATTAAAACTCTTACAGTTATTCAGTCGTGAATCAGCTACGATCGCTGACCAAGTGCGGCCATTACGCAAATATTTCCATTCCGGAGAAATAAACTCAACTGTCACCCACCCATTACAGGTCATGGCAAACATTAAAAATACTTATGGACCACAGGCGAAAAAAATCTCAGAGTTAGATGGTATCACCATTGAGTATGAAGATTACTGGTTTAATGTACGAGCGTCTAATACCGAACCATTATTACGCTTAAATCTTGAGGCTAGATCCGCGCAATTACTGGATGAAAAAACTAAAGAATTGTTAACCTTGATTCGCGCATGA
- a CDS encoding polymer-forming cytoskeletal protein, giving the protein MKFKVTQSIPLISAFIALVLGGIVLFTLTPADAMLAAETDPINEQVKNTTGAVKEENLDTVEHMYLYANQDVVLDKHYLNDVFVAGNTVTVTGTIEGDLFVAGGTVIVDGDVNGSLRAAGSTVTIKQSVGRNLVVFGNQVTIAKTAHVGQDVTVQSNTLDVNGTVNGDVTVTANELNTGNTASILGEVHHTKPEEQNNNQTAPKPDVKKPLVTVFQVIKLMLGWLGYVILGIVLLKLFPKNSNTVIQRMKTAPGKSLLYGIGILVLAPAVLLTLAITLVGLPLATMSGLVLLVVLMWAKVLAGSGLGYLLLPQAKSSFGQFMLGFSMLYLVTGVMSWFGFFGWLLSCVVMVVAMAWAMGSLIQQYGRNL; this is encoded by the coding sequence ATGAAATTTAAAGTGACCCAATCTATCCCATTAATCAGTGCTTTTATTGCACTTGTATTAGGAGGCATTGTTTTATTTACGCTCACTCCAGCCGATGCTATGTTGGCAGCTGAAACTGACCCAATTAATGAACAAGTTAAAAACACAACTGGTGCAGTGAAAGAAGAAAACTTAGACACGGTTGAACACATGTACTTGTATGCTAACCAAGATGTGGTTTTGGATAAACATTATTTGAATGATGTTTTCGTCGCTGGTAATACCGTGACGGTAACTGGCACAATTGAAGGAGATTTATTTGTAGCTGGTGGAACAGTGATAGTTGATGGCGATGTTAATGGAAGTCTTAGAGCCGCTGGTAGCACTGTTACCATAAAACAGTCAGTCGGACGAAATTTAGTTGTATTTGGTAATCAAGTTACCATTGCTAAAACTGCCCATGTTGGACAAGACGTTACTGTGCAATCTAACACCCTGGATGTTAACGGCACTGTGAACGGTGATGTCACTGTCACAGCCAATGAATTAAACACAGGCAACACGGCCAGCATATTAGGTGAAGTGCATCACACTAAACCTGAAGAACAAAATAATAACCAAACCGCACCAAAACCAGATGTAAAAAAACCCTTGGTCACCGTCTTTCAGGTTATTAAACTCATGCTTGGTTGGTTGGGTTATGTAATATTAGGAATTGTGCTTCTTAAATTATTCCCGAAAAATAGCAACACCGTTATACAGCGCATGAAAACAGCGCCGGGCAAAAGTCTACTATATGGTATTGGCATATTAGTTCTAGCACCGGCTGTTTTACTTACCTTAGCTATAACCTTAGTTGGCTTACCATTAGCCACCATGAGTGGTTTAGTTTTATTGGTTGTACTGATGTGGGCAAAAGTATTAGCTGGTTCTGGTCTAGGTTATCTGCTGTTACCACAAGCCAAATCTTCTTTCGGACAGTTTATGTTAGGTTTTAGTATGTTATATCTAGTAACTGGCGTGATGAGTTGGTTTGGTTTCTTTGGTTGGTTATTAAGTTGTGTCGTGATGGTAGTGGCAATGGCTTGGGCCATGGGTAGCTTGATACAACAATATGGGAGAAATCTTTAA
- a CDS encoding DUF559 domain-containing protein has translation MYLKEPTQNQIKLQHKLQLLARKLRNNPTQAEVVLWNRLKEKQLGCKFRQQYPLFQFIVDFYCSSHRLIIEVDGLIHEQQRDYDQLRDQIMMRHGYSVMRFANAEIMNDLDKVIDKIKEKLNGFTPSLEFTP, from the coding sequence ATGTACTTAAAAGAACCTACTCAAAATCAGATTAAATTACAACATAAACTACAATTGTTAGCACGTAAGTTACGAAATAATCCTACTCAAGCTGAAGTGGTGTTATGGAACAGATTAAAAGAAAAACAACTTGGTTGTAAGTTCAGACAGCAATATCCACTCTTTCAATTCATTGTAGATTTTTATTGTTCATCTCATCGATTAATCATTGAGGTCGATGGTTTAATCCATGAACAACAACGTGATTATGATCAGTTACGTGATCAGATAATGATGCGACATGGTTACTCAGTGATGAGATTCGCGAATGCTGAAATCATGAATGATCTAGATAAGGTAATCGACAAGATTAAGGAGAAACTAAATGGATTTACCCCCTCACTGGAATTTACCCCCTAG
- a CDS encoding class I SAM-dependent methyltransferase, with protein MLVSFADQIIKQLEQDYNNIADQFSHTRSYQWDEFKYLVDIINVMVGEIKLLDIGCGNGRLIAAIPAVDYTGLDLSRQLLDHAKKLHPLYHFDYGSMLKLPYPDQSFDVVAAVASLQHIPSDVYRQAALQEMTRVLKPSGVLFMLNWNIPESYPVAGAGYDPGDYLVPWKNGQGQVLAKRYYHKFTFTELAELCKHAGLRVIKNELGEGNRNIVTVCQ; from the coding sequence ATGCTTGTTTCATTCGCTGATCAAATTATTAAACAATTAGAGCAGGATTATAATAATATTGCTGATCAATTTTCTCATACCCGCTCGTACCAATGGGATGAATTTAAATACCTGGTTGATATCATAAATGTGATGGTAGGGGAAATTAAACTGTTGGATATAGGTTGTGGTAATGGCCGGCTAATTGCTGCCATTCCGGCGGTTGACTATACCGGTTTAGACCTGTCTCGTCAATTGTTGGATCATGCTAAAAAACTACATCCGCTATATCACTTTGATTATGGTTCGATGCTGAAATTACCTTATCCAGATCAATCTTTTGATGTAGTAGCAGCTGTGGCTAGTTTACAGCACATTCCTTCAGACGTTTATCGCCAAGCCGCCCTTCAGGAGATGACCAGAGTTTTAAAACCAAGTGGAGTTTTATTTATGCTTAACTGGAATATTCCAGAGAGTTACCCGGTGGCTGGTGCCGGTTATGATCCGGGTGATTATTTAGTCCCGTGGAAAAACGGTCAGGGCCAGGTATTAGCCAAGCGTTACTATCATAAATTCACCTTTACAGAATTGGCTGAGTTGTGTAAACACGCCGGTTTACGGGTTATAAAAAATGAGTTAGGTGAGGGTAATAGGAATATCGTGACGGTTTGCCAATAA
- a CDS encoding tRNA uridine(34) 5-carboxymethylaminomethyl modification radical SAM/GNAT enzyme Elp3, translating into MKQALQELIQLAIERSVADAPALRTVKAEISKKYKMAMPTNAELLAELKNLKITDARLQKLLQICSVRTLSGIAPITVLTKPYPCPGKCIYCPAEQNMPKSYIDTEPGAMRALGLQFDPYLQVTKRIEALEQNGHIPEKCELIVLGGTWTAYQADYQEWFMKRCYDGFNFDEVGAATLDEAKTKNETAQYRVIGCTLETRPDHITQAEVKRLRWFGATRMQLGVQSLNKHVLELNRREQTNEQVQTATKLLKEAGLKITYHMMQNLPGSVPESDLQDIKTIFSHPGYQPDHIKIYPCVVVKSAPLYRDWQAGRFKSYTPEVLLNLLVDIKQQVPAYVRIERLVRDIPENSIVGGNVVTNLRQIMQQKGVQCVCIRCREPRNDLSGLDQAELVTRDYDSADGTEYFISFENTEHTKIFGFVRLRLQHRTQHWYEVLQDAAIIRELHVYGQLVPVAEDGTAIQHKGMGRKLMEQAETIAQNHGFKKIVVIAGVGVRKYYEKLGYQLDQEYMVKKF; encoded by the coding sequence ATGAAACAAGCATTACAAGAATTAATTCAATTAGCTATTGAGCGCAGTGTAGCAGATGCGCCAGCTTTGCGTACAGTCAAAGCCGAGATTTCCAAGAAATATAAAATGGCTATGCCCACTAATGCTGAATTATTGGCGGAATTAAAAAATTTAAAAATCACCGATGCCCGGTTGCAAAAATTGTTGCAAATTTGTAGTGTGCGCACATTATCTGGTATCGCACCCATTACGGTTTTAACCAAACCATATCCTTGCCCGGGTAAATGTATTTATTGTCCGGCTGAGCAAAACATGCCGAAGAGTTATATTGATACTGAACCGGGAGCCATGCGCGCCTTAGGCTTACAATTTGATCCGTATTTACAAGTGACCAAACGGATTGAAGCGTTGGAACAAAATGGGCACATTCCGGAAAAGTGCGAGTTAATTGTATTAGGTGGTACGTGGACAGCCTATCAAGCAGATTATCAAGAATGGTTTATGAAACGCTGTTACGATGGGTTTAATTTTGATGAAGTGGGGGCGGCTACGTTAGATGAAGCTAAGACTAAAAATGAGACAGCCCAGTATCGGGTAATTGGTTGCACTTTAGAAACCAGACCAGATCATATCACTCAGGCTGAGGTGAAACGTCTGCGCTGGTTTGGAGCCACACGGATGCAGTTAGGTGTGCAGAGTTTAAATAAACATGTGCTTGAATTGAATCGACGGGAACAAACTAACGAACAAGTGCAAACCGCGACTAAATTATTAAAAGAAGCCGGTTTGAAAATCACTTATCACATGATGCAGAACTTACCCGGTTCCGTACCCGAGAGTGATCTGCAAGATATTAAAACCATTTTTTCTCATCCGGGTTATCAACCGGATCATATTAAAATTTATCCCTGTGTGGTAGTGAAATCAGCTCCGTTGTATCGTGATTGGCAAGCCGGTCGGTTTAAATCTTATACTCCGGAAGTGTTGCTGAATTTATTGGTAGATATAAAACAACAGGTGCCGGCGTATGTGCGCATTGAAAGATTAGTGCGCGATATTCCAGAAAATTCTATCGTGGGCGGCAATGTAGTGACTAACTTGCGCCAGATTATGCAGCAAAAGGGAGTACAGTGTGTTTGCATTCGCTGCCGTGAACCGCGCAATGATTTAAGTGGCTTAGATCAAGCTGAGTTGGTCACGCGTGACTATGACTCGGCTGATGGGACAGAGTATTTTATCTCTTTTGAAAATACAGAGCACACAAAGATATTTGGATTTGTCAGATTACGCTTACAACACCGCACGCAACATTGGTATGAAGTCTTACAAGATGCCGCCATCATTCGAGAGTTGCATGTTTATGGCCAACTCGTACCGGTAGCTGAGGATGGCACAGCTATTCAGCATAAAGGGATGGGTAGAAAATTAATGGAACAAGCTGAGACCATTGCTCAGAATCATGGGTTTAAAAAAATTGTTGTGATTGCTGGTGTGGGGGTACGGAAATACTATGAAAAGTTGGGTTATCAGCTCGACCAGGAGTATATGGTCAAAAAGTTTTAG
- the glyA gene encoding serine hydroxymethyltransferase: MLEHLRHQDPELAGYITSELDRQRHNLELIPSENFVSLSVLEALGSICTNKYSEGYPGKRYYGGNQFIDKIEQLAIDRAKQIFGAEHVNVQPLSGAPANLAVYTALLQPGDTVLGMDLTHGGHLTHGHPVTFMAKVYNFIRYKTKPDGLIDFDQVRALALEHKPKLILAGFSAYSRELEYEKFQAIADEVGAMTMADIAHIAGLIAAGELKNPVPIFDVVTTTTHKTLRGPRGGMIMCKAKHAAAINKAVFPGVQGGPHEHQIAALAVALKEAMTPEFKQYAKQIRLNAQVLCTELKAGGLTIMHGGKTDNHLLVADVTPLGITGKIAQTVLDEVNITLNMNTIPDDPRGPMDPSGIRLGSPPMTTRGMKEPEMKIIAELILKTLKNHNNETIKQEVKQAVIALTDKFPLYPELG; encoded by the coding sequence ATGTTAGAACATTTACGCCACCAAGACCCGGAGCTGGCCGGTTATATCACCAGTGAATTAGATCGACAGCGTCATAATTTAGAGTTAATTCCCTCGGAGAATTTTGTCTCATTGTCGGTGTTAGAAGCGTTAGGGAGTATTTGTACTAATAAATATTCAGAAGGCTATCCCGGTAAACGTTATTACGGTGGTAATCAATTTATCGACAAAATTGAGCAATTAGCCATTGATCGAGCCAAGCAGATTTTTGGCGCCGAGCATGTGAACGTGCAGCCATTATCTGGTGCACCGGCTAACTTAGCGGTTTATACAGCTTTGCTACAACCAGGCGATACAGTGTTGGGGATGGATCTTACGCATGGTGGCCACCTTACACACGGGCACCCGGTGACCTTCATGGCTAAAGTATATAATTTCATTCGTTATAAAACTAAACCGGATGGTTTAATTGATTTCGATCAAGTGCGTGCCTTAGCCTTAGAACATAAACCAAAATTAATTCTGGCCGGTTTTTCAGCCTATTCACGTGAGTTGGAGTATGAAAAATTCCAAGCTATTGCCGATGAAGTTGGTGCTATGACCATGGCCGATATTGCACACATTGCCGGTTTGATTGCGGCCGGTGAATTAAAAAACCCGGTACCGATTTTTGATGTTGTCACTACTACCACACATAAAACATTACGCGGTCCACGCGGTGGTATGATTATGTGTAAAGCCAAACATGCTGCGGCTATAAACAAAGCGGTGTTTCCTGGTGTGCAAGGTGGCCCGCATGAACATCAAATTGCGGCCCTGGCTGTGGCGCTTAAAGAAGCGATGACACCAGAGTTTAAACAATATGCTAAGCAAATTCGTTTAAATGCGCAGGTGTTATGTACTGAACTTAAAGCCGGAGGTTTAACTATTATGCATGGTGGTAAAACAGATAATCATTTGCTTGTGGCTGATGTTACTCCCTTAGGTATTACCGGTAAAATCGCGCAGACGGTATTGGATGAAGTAAACATCACGTTAAACATGAACACCATTCCAGACGATCCACGTGGGCCAATGGATCCATCCGGTATTCGTTTAGGTTCGCCACCAATGACAACGCGCGGTATGAAAGAACCAGAGATGAAAATCATCGCTGAGTTGATTCTAAAGACATTGAAGAATCATAATAACGAGACAATTAAACAAGAGGTTAAACAAGCCGTGATTGCGTTAACCGATAAGTTTCCGCTGTACCCGGAGTTAGGTTAA